A single Dreissena polymorpha isolate Duluth1 chromosome 14, UMN_Dpol_1.0, whole genome shotgun sequence DNA region contains:
- the LOC127858696 gene encoding perlucin-like protein isoform X1 — MLSSTYSILSLFICILFHTGSATPPHSSTFCPDNWMPFQGSCYFFHHTEQSFTEAQHACLQRNSNLVQIDSIEENLFIKEFLSQQKQLHWWIGLSDEDIEGIWKWVGSDDKPTYTDWYPGEPNNVSNNEDCAITSGLADRNFRWIDIACSNLHYSICELKSETSGTIIVG; from the exons ATGCTAAGTTCGACTTATTCTATCTTGtcgttgtttatttgtatacttTTCCATACAG GATCAGCGACTCCGCCTCATTCATCCACGTTCTGTCCGGACAACTGGATGCCTTTTCAGGGCTCCTGCTACTTCTTCCATCACACGGAGCAATCATTCACAGAGGCACAG CACGCATGTCTCCAACGGAATTCGAACCTCGTTCAGATAGACTCGATAGAGGAAAACTTGTTCATCAAAGAATTCCTTAGCCAGCAAA AGCAATTACACTGGTGGATAGGACTATCTGATGAGGACATCGAGGGCATCTGGAAGTGGGTTGGGTCAGATGACAAGCCCACATACACAG ACTGGTATCCCGGCGAGCCTAACAACGTGTCCAACAACGAAGACTGTGCAATAACTTCTGGGCTCGCCGACCGCAATTTCAGATGGATCGACATTGCCTGTAGCAACCTCCATTATTCCATCTGTGAGCTTAA AAGCGAGACCAGCGGAACAATAATCGTCGGATAG
- the LOC127858696 gene encoding hepatic lectin-like isoform X2, giving the protein MLRSATPPHSSTFCPDNWMPFQGSCYFFHHTEQSFTEAQHACLQRNSNLVQIDSIEENLFIKEFLSQQKQLHWWIGLSDEDIEGIWKWVGSDDKPTYTDWYPGEPNNVSNNEDCAITSGLADRNFRWIDIACSNLHYSICELKSETSGTIIVG; this is encoded by the exons ATGCTAA GATCAGCGACTCCGCCTCATTCATCCACGTTCTGTCCGGACAACTGGATGCCTTTTCAGGGCTCCTGCTACTTCTTCCATCACACGGAGCAATCATTCACAGAGGCACAG CACGCATGTCTCCAACGGAATTCGAACCTCGTTCAGATAGACTCGATAGAGGAAAACTTGTTCATCAAAGAATTCCTTAGCCAGCAAA AGCAATTACACTGGTGGATAGGACTATCTGATGAGGACATCGAGGGCATCTGGAAGTGGGTTGGGTCAGATGACAAGCCCACATACACAG ACTGGTATCCCGGCGAGCCTAACAACGTGTCCAACAACGAAGACTGTGCAATAACTTCTGGGCTCGCCGACCGCAATTTCAGATGGATCGACATTGCCTGTAGCAACCTCCATTATTCCATCTGTGAGCTTAA AAGCGAGACCAGCGGAACAATAATCGTCGGATAG